Genomic DNA from Deltaproteobacteria bacterium:
CGCTCAAGATCCACTGGGCGGAAATCCCTGTCGATCGCTCTGTTCCGGCCGACGCGCAACCCGGCACGGTCGTCGCCGTCACGCGGAGCCTCCAAGTCGCCACCGGCGACGGACGCCTATGTCTCACCGATCTCCAACTCGAAGGCGGCAAACGACTGCGCAGCGAAGAGTTGCTGCGCGGCTATCCCGTGGCCGTCGGGGAGCGACTGCAATGATCCAAATCGCCCCGTCCATTCTGGCCTGCGACTTCGCCCGACTTGGAGAAGAAGTCCGCGCTGTCGAAGCCGCCGGCGCCGACGTGATTCACGTCGACGTGATGGACGGCCATTTCGTTCCGAACATTTCCATCGGCTTGCCCGTAGTCCAATCGCTCCGCCCCATCACGCAGCTGCCGCTCGATTGCCATCTCATGATCAGCGACCCAGGCCGGTACCTCGCCGCATTTGCGCAAGCCGGCGCGAACTGGATCTCCGTGCATGCCGAGGCCTGCGACCTTGGCACCACCCTTTCCGCCATTCGCCAACTCGGCTGCCGCGCCGGGGCCGTGATCAACCCGGAGACGCCGATCGACGCGCTGTTACC
This window encodes:
- the rpe gene encoding ribulose-phosphate 3-epimerase, with amino-acid sequence MIQIAPSILACDFARLGEEVRAVEAAGADVIHVDVMDGHFVPNISIGLPVVQSLRPITQLPLDCHLMISDPGRYLAAFAQAGANWISVHAEACDLGTTLSAIRQLGCRAGAVINPETPIDALLPHLATADYLLVMSVNPGFAGQVFLPHCLDKVRQLRAHLQQQSRAIPIQIDGGITLANVSDAVTAGAEIIVAGNTIFKSADYRTTIQQLRIV